In the genome of Nanoarchaeota archaeon, the window ATTTAGGAACTGCATCACTCACAATAATTCGCCATACCAATACTTGAATATGTAGGGGGGTCAAAAGTTTTTCTTGTTAGAATAATGTAAATAAGAGTAATAAACACAATAGGTCATAGTATAATACATATGGATGAAGAACAAACCCGAGAGCAAATAATCGATAACCAGTTAAAATCCGTTGGTTGGATTAAAAAATACGTAAAAGAAGAAGTTAATTCTGTTAGATCAATTTTTAAGAATAAGGAATATGTCTTATCTGAAGGTCCGAAGGATAATTCTGGACGATTTATTGATTATTTGCTGCTAGCTGAAGATAATGCTCCTCTTACAATAATAGAAGCAAAAAAGTTCTCCGTATCCGAAGATAATGGAAGATCACAGGCTAGAACTTACTCAAAAGATATTGAATCGCAGACAAATGAGAAACTCCCCATATTCTTGACTAATGGAGATAAATGGCTCTTAATAGATCAAGATGGTATAGAACGACATGTTAGCGGTCCGTTTTCACAAGAGGATTTGAAAAGGAGATCAGAATTATATCGTAAACGAAGAGATCCAACGGAAATAAATATAGGAAAGATTGTTACTCGGGATAGAAGTATTCTTATTGTTAAACAGATGATGGAACACATTCAAAAAGGGCACAGATCTGCCCTTATTTCGATGGCGACCGGGACTGGAAAAACCAGGGTTGCCATGGCCATGATTGATGTTCTTTTGAGAGCAAATGTTGTAAGAAATGTTTTATTTATTGCAGACCGGATTGCATTAACTAATCAAGCAAAATCTGCCGGATTCAAGGAATTTTTTAGTGGTGAAGCAGTAATTGATTTAAGGGATAATCCAAAAAGCTTTCCACCTGGGATGTATGTTTCAACAGTTCAAACACTTAGGGGTGGAAGACAAAACAAATTTTATAAAAAATTCAGTCCGGGTTTTTTTGATATGATTATCTTTGATGAGGCCCACCGGTCAATTTATGATCCGAATAGGGAAATTCATCAGTATTTTGATGCTATACGAATTGGTCTTACTGCAACACCATCAACTGCTGAAAGCAGAAACACGTTTGAATTATTTGATTGTGCGGACAATAAACCAACAGTCGAATATTCCTATGATGAAGCTTTAAGACCACCTCCTGTTTTAGTTCCTTTTCGAGCAGAAATTATTGATACTAAAGTTCTTTCTTTAGGAATTGAAGGAGCGAAATTGACGAAACAGCTTAAAGACCAGTTGAGAAAACAAGAGGAAGATCCGAGATATATGCTTCTTCCCGGTTCCTCCTTTGCAAAGGTGTTCATGGACGATAAAACCAACGAAGTTGTAATAAGGGAGTTTGTTAATCGGTGTTATAAGTCTGATGAAGGAAAGCCGGCAAAAACCATCTTTTTTTGTGCGAATGTAAATCATGCAAAGCACATCAAACGTATATTCAACAAGCTTTTCCCAAAACTAAGTAATGATGTTCAGATAATTGTTTCTGAAATTTATCGATATACTGATGAAATTTCCCGGTTTAAATTAGATTCTGAGCCAAGAATTGCGTTATCTGTCGGTGTTTTAGACACCGGCGTTGATATTCCGGAAGTATGTAACCTTGTATTTGTAAAACCAGTTTTTTCAAAGATACGTTTCTGGCAGATGCTTGGCAGGGGAA includes:
- a CDS encoding DEAD/DEAH box helicase family protein, which encodes MDEEQTREQIIDNQLKSVGWIKKYVKEEVNSVRSIFKNKEYVLSEGPKDNSGRFIDYLLLAEDNAPLTIIEAKKFSVSEDNGRSQARTYSKDIESQTNEKLPIFLTNGDKWLLIDQDGIERHVSGPFSQEDLKRRSELYRKRRDPTEINIGKIVTRDRSILIVKQMMEHIQKGHRSALISMATGTGKTRVAMAMIDVLLRANVVRNVLFIADRIALTNQAKSAGFKEFFSGEAVIDLRDNPKSFPPGMYVSTVQTLRGGRQNKFYKKFSPGFFDMIIFDEAHRSIYDPNREIHQYFDAIRIGLTATPSTAESRNTFELFDCADNKPTVEYSYDEALRPPPVLVPFRAEIIDTKVLSLGIEGAKLTKQLKDQLRKQEEDPRYMLLPGSSFAKVFMDDKTNEVVIREFVNRCYKSDEGKPAKTIFFCANVNHAKHIKRIFNKLFPKLSNDVQIIVSEIYRYTDEISRFKLDSEPRIALSVGVLDTGVDIPEVCNLVFVKPVFSKIRFWQMLGRGTRNWESCKHKEWLPNREKNDFLILDFTIGGHSNVKYHNLKEAKERKTGTDALTRIFLNRVELLKKKMDAKQKLLLEDKIIKEVESLDKDSFIVREKLPIIRKVVSRKFDLKEYVSELKNDIAPMISLNPGKNPMVSSFILSVEKLFKYILDGNREEIIGIKEYVEEKMENILQKDNLEHVQEKREDILKVLQETFWDEITFEDVEFIITELAPLMVYYEKKDPKRMLQVDAPDMLIREEIAHYGVKEDEELKKFLEANLLARKITDGSGITPAELLELESQLRALRPGMTIENVQKIQKIDFLLFLRKILGLKREYDPQVLIEQEFDKHIIDKNQDYTSEQIKFLNVLKKVFARTKHIELKDFTVPPLSNERPLDKFQTSELQKIVLECNKIKMR